One window of the Pseudofrankia sp. DC12 genome contains the following:
- a CDS encoding CoA-transferase: protein MTRPDAAPARPVQGPGGLVARRADVCALACAEAFRGAGEILASAFGTAPTLGARLARLLFAPELLLSDGEAMLLANTPPLGAPPSDAVVEGWLPFRSVFDVVAAGRRHVIMIPSQLDAYGNMNISVVGPHARPRAQLIGTRGAPGNTVNHRTSYWVPRHGPRVFVERVDVVCGVGYDRARAAGPSAVRFHGLGRVVTDLAVLDFASPDNRLRLASVHPGVTVDEVLAATGFPLVLPAAGQAAVLVTPTPTRAELDLLDLLDPRGLRYREVAA from the coding sequence ATGACGCGGCCCGACGCGGCCCCGGCGCGGCCGGTGCAAGGACCTGGCGGGCTGGTGGCCCGCCGGGCCGACGTCTGCGCGCTGGCGTGTGCCGAGGCCTTCCGCGGCGCCGGCGAGATCCTCGCCAGTGCCTTCGGGACCGCGCCCACGCTCGGGGCCCGGCTCGCCCGCCTGCTGTTCGCCCCCGAGCTGTTGCTCTCCGACGGCGAGGCCATGCTTCTGGCCAACACGCCGCCGCTGGGCGCGCCACCGTCGGACGCGGTGGTGGAGGGCTGGCTGCCGTTCCGGTCCGTGTTCGACGTCGTGGCCGCCGGCCGCCGCCACGTCATCATGATCCCGTCGCAGCTCGACGCCTACGGCAACATGAACATCTCCGTGGTCGGCCCGCACGCCCGGCCGAGGGCCCAGCTCATCGGCACCCGTGGCGCCCCGGGCAACACCGTCAACCACCGCACCAGCTACTGGGTGCCCAGGCACGGGCCGCGGGTGTTCGTCGAGCGCGTCGACGTCGTCTGCGGCGTCGGCTACGACCGGGCCCGCGCGGCCGGGCCGTCCGCCGTCCGCTTCCACGGCCTGGGCCGGGTGGTCACGGACCTCGCCGTCCTCGACTTCGCGAGCCCCGACAACCGGCTGCGGCTGGCCTCCGTGCACCCGGGCGTGACCGTCGACGAGGTCCTCGCCGCGACCGGTTTCCCGCTTGTCCTGCCGGCTGCTGGCCAGGCGGCCGTACTGGTGACGCCGACGCCGACGCGTGCCGAGCTGGACCTGCTCGACCTCCTCGACCCCAGGGGCCTGCGTTACCGCGAGGTGGCCGCGTGA
- a CDS encoding nitronate monooxygenase: MSGDPRLETAFTQLTGARYPIVQTGMGWVSGARLTAATAAAGGLGILGSATMTLDELATAIRTVKERTDAPFGVNLRSDAEDVEDRVALMVSEGVRVASFALAPRKDLFARLREAGIVTMPSVGARRHAEKVASWGADALLVQGAEGGGHTGAVPTSLLVPQVVDAVDIPVIAAGGYLDGRGLVAALAYGAAGIGMGTRFLLTADSTVADTVKAHYLAAGVDGTIVTTRVDGVPHRVLRTPLVDGLNSAGPLTRLPRAIRNAAALRRASGATWRGLMREGRALRSHGGLTWSQVLMSANTPMLLRASMVEGRDDLGLMTSGQVVGLIDDLPTVDELVGRIVAEAAAVLDRLAAPGAGAPLRPARPITVAPEPG, translated from the coding sequence GTGAGTGGTGACCCGCGCCTCGAGACGGCGTTCACCCAGCTGACCGGGGCGCGGTACCCGATCGTCCAGACCGGGATGGGGTGGGTGTCCGGCGCCCGGCTGACCGCGGCCACCGCCGCCGCCGGCGGGCTGGGGATCCTCGGCTCGGCGACGATGACGCTCGACGAGCTGGCCACCGCCATCCGGACGGTGAAGGAACGCACCGACGCGCCGTTCGGCGTCAACCTGCGGTCCGACGCCGAGGACGTCGAGGACCGGGTCGCGCTCATGGTCTCCGAAGGAGTGCGCGTCGCGTCGTTCGCGCTCGCGCCGCGCAAGGACCTGTTCGCCCGGCTGCGCGAGGCCGGGATCGTGACGATGCCCTCCGTCGGGGCCCGCCGGCACGCCGAGAAGGTCGCGTCCTGGGGTGCCGACGCGCTGCTCGTCCAGGGCGCGGAGGGCGGCGGGCACACCGGCGCGGTCCCGACGTCGCTGCTCGTCCCGCAGGTCGTCGACGCCGTCGACATCCCGGTGATCGCCGCTGGCGGCTACCTCGACGGCCGCGGCCTCGTCGCCGCGCTCGCCTACGGCGCAGCCGGCATCGGGATGGGCACCCGGTTCCTGCTCACCGCGGACAGCACGGTCGCCGACACCGTCAAGGCGCACTACCTGGCCGCCGGGGTCGACGGCACGATCGTCACCACGCGGGTCGACGGAGTGCCGCACCGGGTGCTGCGGACCCCGCTCGTCGATGGGCTGAACTCGGCCGGTCCGCTCACCCGGCTCCCGCGCGCGATCCGCAACGCGGCCGCGTTGCGCCGGGCCTCGGGCGCGACCTGGCGCGGGCTGATGCGCGAGGGCCGGGCGCTGCGCTCCCACGGCGGGCTGACCTGGAGCCAGGTGCTGATGAGTGCCAACACCCCGATGCTGTTGCGCGCCTCCATGGTCGAGGGCCGCGACGATCTCGGGCTGATGACGTCCGGCCAGGTGGTGGGCCTGATCGACGATCTGCCGACTGTCGACGAGCTGGTCGGCCGGATCGTCGCGGAGGCGGCCGCCGTCCTCGACCGGCTCGCGGCTCCCGGTGCCGGCGCGCCGCTGCGGCCGGCGCGGCCGATCACCGTGGCGCCGGAGCCCGGATGA
- a CDS encoding redoxin domain-containing protein: MHVLLYFMRAATCAVCVRHVRDLARHADDYAALGASILVAVPEGLPTAREWAAWQRLPFPVVTGAHGSPHEAVGLPRAMFGAVQRSGTVLVDRAGLVRYAKAATMPTAGYDRPAVLRALDALW; the protein is encoded by the coding sequence ATGCACGTGTTGCTGTACTTCATGCGCGCCGCGACCTGCGCGGTGTGCGTCCGGCACGTCCGCGACCTGGCTCGGCACGCCGACGACTACGCCGCCCTCGGGGCCAGCATCCTGGTGGCGGTACCGGAGGGGCTGCCGACCGCCCGCGAGTGGGCAGCCTGGCAGCGCCTGCCGTTCCCGGTCGTGACCGGGGCGCATGGCAGCCCCCACGAGGCGGTCGGCCTACCGCGCGCGATGTTCGGGGCCGTGCAGCGGTCCGGCACGGTCCTGGTCGACCGGGCCGGACTCGTCCGGTACGCGAAGGCCGCGACGATGCCGACGGCCGGCTACGACCGCCCGGCGGTCCTGCGCGCCCTGGACGCGCTGTGGTAG
- a CDS encoding TetR family transcriptional regulator, with protein MSEAVAAAATPPAKGVPATTATPSQQARRERMLSAALALASRGGYDEVQMREVAEQAGVALGTLYRYFPSKVHLLASALARHLAGLRDAVLDQPSGSDDPATRVLAMMNRLVDELSRDRLVAEALIQAMTLASATIGTEIDDVDEAMIGLIGVAAFGSDHVVDERDRLITNIIGKVFLSDLRYWLGDRMTLDGVRASLGDTVAVVLAGQQALVR; from the coding sequence GTGAGCGAGGCGGTGGCCGCGGCGGCCACGCCGCCGGCGAAGGGCGTGCCCGCGACGACGGCGACTCCCTCCCAGCAGGCGCGCCGGGAACGCATGCTTTCCGCGGCGCTCGCCCTGGCCAGCCGCGGTGGCTACGACGAGGTGCAGATGCGCGAGGTGGCCGAACAGGCCGGGGTCGCGCTGGGCACCCTGTACCGGTACTTCCCGTCAAAGGTGCACCTGCTCGCCTCGGCGCTGGCCCGTCACCTGGCCGGCCTTCGCGACGCGGTGCTCGACCAGCCGTCCGGCTCCGACGACCCGGCGACCAGGGTGCTGGCGATGATGAACCGCCTGGTCGACGAGCTCAGCCGGGACCGGCTGGTCGCCGAGGCCCTCATCCAGGCGATGACGCTGGCGTCAGCGACCATCGGCACCGAGATCGACGACGTCGACGAGGCGATGATCGGTCTGATCGGGGTCGCCGCGTTCGGGTCCGACCACGTCGTCGACGAGCGGGACAGGCTGATAACCAACATCATCGGCAAGGTCTTCCTCAGCGACCTGCGCTACTGGCTTGGGGACCGGATGACCCTCGACGGCGTCCGCGCCTCCCTCGGCGACACCGTCGCCGTCGTCCTCGCCGGTCAGCAGGCCCTCGTCAGGTAG
- a CDS encoding transglycosylase family protein: MIATPALAAAVVGTGLVATQPASASARPSAAHFLSAVVPCESGGNPRAVNSIGAGGLFQFLPSTWHSLGGRGLPQNASVSEQWAKAYKLYATSGTSPWYASKGCWGHKI; encoded by the coding sequence ATGATCGCCACCCCGGCGTTGGCCGCGGCGGTGGTCGGGACCGGTCTGGTCGCCACCCAGCCCGCCTCCGCCTCGGCCCGTCCGTCGGCGGCGCATTTCCTCTCGGCCGTGGTGCCGTGTGAGTCCGGGGGAAACCCGCGTGCGGTGAACTCGATCGGTGCCGGTGGGCTGTTCCAGTTCCTGCCCTCGACCTGGCACTCGCTCGGCGGCCGTGGTCTGCCGCAGAACGCCTCGGTGTCCGAGCAGTGGGCCAAGGCCTACAAGCTGTACGCCACGTCCGGCACCAGCCCGTGGTACGCCTCGAAGGGCTGCTGGGGCCACAAGATCTGA
- a CDS encoding LLM class flavin-dependent oxidoreductase: MEFGIFNSLYLPKRLSDRDPIGAEHSRLMDEVAWTQAADRAGFKYTWATEHHFLEEYSHLSANEVFLAYVAGTTSNIHIGSGIFNITPPVNHPARIAERAAMLDHLSGGRFELGMGRGSSSTEQKGFGIEDPALTKLMFDEVVAELPKMWKDEPYTHDGQFFTMPERNVLPKPYTRPHPPLWVAAGNPGTFEKAAKMGLGVLCFANSSPDELAPLIETYKKNIEKAEPIGGYINNNVMVTSQMLCLADGDRARQIATDITMSYQHSLVFRYLDTFPKPNWVPDWPATLPEPTAEILQLGVRAGTICIGDPDEVERAVQTYVNIGADQLAFGMLSTTMPIDIAVEAVDMFGRHVLPKFDKDPVHSTTRQREAQLAAKA; the protein is encoded by the coding sequence ATGGAGTTCGGGATCTTCAACTCGCTCTACCTGCCCAAGCGGCTGTCAGACCGCGACCCGATCGGCGCGGAACACAGCCGGCTGATGGACGAGGTCGCCTGGACCCAGGCCGCGGACCGCGCCGGATTCAAGTACACCTGGGCGACGGAGCACCATTTCCTCGAGGAGTACTCACACCTGTCGGCGAACGAGGTCTTCCTCGCCTACGTCGCCGGAACCACCAGCAATATCCACATCGGCAGCGGCATCTTCAACATCACCCCGCCGGTGAACCACCCGGCCCGGATCGCCGAACGAGCCGCGATGCTCGACCATCTTTCCGGCGGCCGGTTCGAGCTGGGCATGGGAAGGGGCTCCTCGAGCACGGAGCAGAAGGGCTTCGGCATCGAGGATCCGGCGCTCACCAAGCTTATGTTCGACGAGGTCGTCGCCGAGCTGCCGAAGATGTGGAAGGACGAGCCGTACACACATGACGGCCAGTTCTTCACCATGCCCGAACGCAACGTCCTGCCGAAGCCGTACACCCGGCCCCACCCGCCGCTGTGGGTCGCCGCCGGAAACCCGGGAACTTTCGAGAAAGCCGCCAAGATGGGCCTGGGCGTGCTGTGCTTCGCCAACAGCTCGCCTGACGAGCTGGCGCCGCTCATCGAGACCTACAAGAAGAACATCGAGAAGGCCGAACCCATCGGCGGTTACATCAACAACAACGTCATGGTGACCAGCCAGATGCTCTGCCTGGCGGACGGCGACCGGGCCCGGCAGATCGCCACCGACATCACCATGAGCTACCAGCACAGCCTGGTCTTCCGGTACCTGGACACGTTCCCGAAGCCGAACTGGGTGCCCGACTGGCCCGCGACCCTGCCGGAGCCGACCGCCGAGATCCTCCAGCTCGGCGTCCGGGCCGGCACGATCTGCATCGGCGACCCGGACGAGGTCGAGCGCGCGGTCCAGACGTACGTCAACATCGGCGCCGACCAGCTCGCCTTCGGCATGCTCTCGACCACGATGCCGATCGACATCGCCGTCGAGGCAGTGGACATGTTCGGGCGCCACGTCCTGCCGAAGTTCGACAAGGACCCGGTCCACAGCACCACCCGCCAGCGCGAGGCCCAGCTCGCCGCGAAGGCCTGA
- a CDS encoding aldehyde dehydrogenase family protein, whose product MGVPSSRIYLAGEWVEPAGGHYDVVNPATEEVVGVAPEASAAQAEQAAAAARAAFEGWATASPARRSEVLGRVADLLTKYNDDLVPLVQAETGATMRVASTMQVPVAVERFSRYARHALEPSLVALPPQAIDATPLAPGGLVGAVARRAPVGVVACITPYNFPLVNMAGKVAPALAMGNTVVIKPAPQDPLQVLRFAEIVHEAGVPAGVVNVVTGSAVDTGAALVASPDVDMISFTGSTAVGRRIGAAAGQDMKRQLMELGGKGAAIVFEDADLDRAAAGIGSTWAFHSGQICTAPTRALVHRSVHDQLVEKLVGYANFCPVGDPMLASTVVGPLISASQRDRVEALVAEGAGAGATVAVGGTRPELDRGFYAAPTLLTGVTPDMTVAQEEFFGPVVVVLAFGDEDEAVQIANGTPFGLYDYVFSGDTARAYRVATRLRSGNVGINTVARNHETPFGGFKHSGVGRDCGVFALQAYSELQSIVWPG is encoded by the coding sequence ATGGGCGTCCCGAGCAGCCGGATCTACCTGGCCGGCGAGTGGGTGGAACCGGCCGGCGGCCACTACGACGTAGTCAACCCGGCCACCGAGGAGGTCGTCGGCGTGGCGCCGGAGGCGAGCGCGGCGCAGGCCGAGCAGGCCGCGGCGGCGGCGAGGGCGGCGTTCGAGGGCTGGGCGACCGCGAGCCCGGCGCGCCGGTCGGAGGTGCTCGGCCGGGTCGCCGACCTCCTGACGAAGTACAACGACGACCTGGTCCCGCTGGTGCAGGCCGAGACCGGCGCGACCATGCGGGTCGCGTCGACGATGCAGGTGCCGGTGGCCGTCGAGCGGTTCAGCCGGTACGCGCGGCATGCGCTGGAGCCGTCGCTGGTGGCGCTGCCGCCGCAGGCGATCGATGCGACCCCGCTGGCCCCGGGCGGGCTTGTCGGCGCGGTCGCCCGCCGCGCGCCGGTCGGCGTGGTCGCCTGCATCACCCCGTACAATTTCCCGCTGGTGAACATGGCCGGCAAGGTCGCGCCGGCACTCGCGATGGGGAATACCGTCGTGATCAAACCGGCTCCGCAGGATCCGCTGCAGGTGCTGCGGTTCGCCGAGATCGTCCACGAGGCCGGGGTGCCGGCCGGGGTGGTCAACGTCGTCACCGGGTCCGCCGTGGACACCGGCGCCGCGCTGGTGGCCTCGCCCGACGTCGACATGATCAGCTTCACCGGCAGCACCGCCGTCGGCCGCAGGATCGGCGCGGCGGCGGGCCAGGACATGAAGCGCCAGCTCATGGAGCTCGGCGGCAAGGGTGCCGCGATCGTGTTCGAGGACGCCGACCTCGACCGGGCCGCGGCCGGCATCGGCAGCACCTGGGCCTTCCACTCCGGCCAGATCTGCACCGCCCCGACCCGCGCACTGGTGCACCGCTCGGTGCACGACCAGCTGGTCGAGAAGCTCGTCGGCTACGCGAACTTCTGCCCGGTCGGCGATCCGATGCTGGCCTCGACGGTCGTCGGCCCGCTCATCTCGGCCAGCCAGCGCGACCGGGTCGAGGCCCTGGTCGCCGAGGGCGCCGGGGCCGGTGCGACCGTCGCCGTCGGCGGTACGCGTCCCGAGCTGGACCGCGGCTTCTACGCGGCGCCGACGCTGCTGACCGGCGTGACGCCGGACATGACCGTCGCGCAGGAGGAGTTCTTCGGGCCGGTTGTCGTCGTGCTCGCCTTCGGCGACGAGGACGAGGCGGTCCAGATCGCGAACGGGACCCCGTTCGGCCTGTACGACTACGTCTTCTCCGGGGACACCGCGCGCGCCTACCGCGTCGCGACGCGGCTGCGCAGCGGCAACGTCGGGATCAACACCGTCGCCCGCAACCACGAGACGCCGTTCGGCGGCTTCAAGCACAGCGGAGTGGGCCGCGACTGCGGCGTCTTCGCGCTGCAGGCGTACAGCGAGCTGCAGAGCATCGTCTGGCCCGGCTGA
- a CDS encoding Zn-dependent alcohol dehydrogenase has protein sequence MRGVVFDGQKAELVDDLTVRGPGPGEALVRIVAAGLCHSDVSVINGTIPFPTPVVLGHEGAGVVAAAGDAVGHVRPGDHVVLSTLGNCGACQHCDAGRPTMCRSTFGARPQPFTWRGEPAYNFANLSCFAEEIVVKANQCVPIPKDVALTSAALVGCGVVTGVGAVLQRAKVHPGSTVAVLGVGGVGLNVLQGARIAGAARIVAVDVNPAKEPLARAFGATDFVNPTGADATTVIKEAIQDTEPTGYDYVFECVGHPALIRAAIDALAWSGSAVLLGVPAAATEASFNVAGMFLDKSILGCRYGSAQPQRDIRRYVDLYRGGRLLLDELVTRTYPLADFHRAVEDLEHGDLARGVLTLDA, from the coding sequence ATGCGCGGTGTTGTGTTCGACGGCCAGAAGGCCGAGCTGGTCGACGACCTGACCGTCCGTGGCCCGGGGCCGGGCGAGGCGCTGGTGCGCATCGTGGCCGCGGGCTTGTGTCACAGCGACGTGTCGGTGATCAACGGGACGATCCCGTTCCCGACCCCGGTCGTGCTGGGCCACGAGGGCGCGGGTGTCGTCGCCGCGGCCGGCGACGCCGTCGGCCACGTCCGGCCCGGCGACCACGTGGTGCTCTCCACGCTGGGCAACTGCGGCGCCTGCCAGCACTGCGACGCGGGCCGCCCGACGATGTGCCGCTCGACGTTCGGCGCCCGGCCGCAGCCGTTCACCTGGCGGGGCGAGCCGGCGTACAACTTCGCGAACCTCTCCTGCTTCGCCGAGGAGATCGTGGTGAAGGCCAACCAGTGTGTGCCGATCCCGAAGGACGTCGCGCTGACGTCGGCGGCTCTCGTCGGCTGCGGCGTGGTCACCGGCGTCGGCGCGGTCCTGCAGCGGGCGAAGGTCCACCCTGGCTCGACCGTCGCGGTGCTCGGTGTCGGTGGTGTCGGGCTCAACGTGCTGCAGGGAGCCCGGATCGCCGGGGCGGCCCGGATCGTCGCCGTCGACGTGAACCCGGCGAAGGAGCCTCTCGCCCGCGCGTTCGGGGCCACGGACTTCGTCAATCCGACCGGCGCCGACGCCACCACGGTCATCAAGGAGGCCATCCAGGACACCGAGCCGACCGGCTACGACTACGTCTTCGAGTGCGTCGGCCACCCGGCCCTCATCCGGGCCGCCATCGACGCGCTCGCCTGGTCCGGCTCGGCGGTCCTGCTCGGGGTGCCGGCGGCGGCGACGGAGGCGTCGTTCAACGTCGCGGGCATGTTCCTGGACAAGTCGATCCTCGGCTGCCGGTACGGCTCGGCCCAGCCCCAGCGCGACATCCGCCGCTACGTCGACCTGTACCGCGGCGGCCGGCTGCTGCTCGACGAGCTGGTCACCCGCACCTACCCGCTCGCCGACTTCCACCGCGCGGTCGAGGACCTCGAACACGGCGACCTCGCTCGCGGCGTCCTCACTCTGGACGCCTAG
- a CDS encoding patatin-like phospholipase family protein, whose product MPAQPPSGPREQCDLIMQGGITSGIVYPAAVAELHERYDFRSIGGASAGAIGAALTAAAQFGDYARRREPTSPGGFGPLTEAAEQVAAPGLLVGLFQPSRAAGWAFGLLFGLQRAGSSWPARLRVLGGWAARYFAAQVLIAGGISFGAMVGVLYGFGGSLAGQRWYGWLVVAVVLLVTSLLGLLAAVLVRALRTVRRLPGDFFGACSGMPAGRGEQPALTPWLHGQIQRCAGRVDGAPLTFRDLAGGRRADEKIALEMMTTDLSAAQPLSLPFAEGQFLYSPGEFARLFPGDVLAHLEQVSTPVPTPEGVLGPTDLRTFPGLDLPVIVGTRMSLSFPALICAVPLWAQGVGRTGPVRHWFSDGGISSNFPMHFFDTWLPTRPTFGLDLVPTPRAAGKREPVREPGDPVATATVAPPAALRTEKLRRVAQIGSFFGFLGQILDTTLNWRDTLLAELPGFSDRIRSIRLPEGTGGIQLTMTPDQINALAASGAAAGESLLTTFDWDEHLFARYTLLMRQLQQNLVGGRNADPSTVAKAFTPELQQLLASLGEAAVPGDGATTYDAQWGVSARDRTLALLGLATGWAAAPSLSFIQGPAPTPPPVMRMRPKV is encoded by the coding sequence ATGCCCGCCCAGCCGCCGTCCGGACCGCGCGAACAGTGTGACCTGATCATGCAGGGCGGCATCACCAGCGGCATCGTCTATCCCGCCGCCGTCGCCGAGCTGCACGAGCGCTACGACTTCCGTTCCATCGGCGGCGCGTCCGCCGGCGCGATCGGGGCCGCGCTCACCGCCGCCGCCCAGTTCGGCGACTACGCCCGGCGGCGCGAGCCGACCAGCCCCGGCGGGTTCGGCCCGCTGACCGAGGCGGCCGAGCAGGTCGCCGCGCCAGGCCTGCTCGTCGGTCTGTTCCAGCCCAGCCGGGCGGCCGGGTGGGCGTTCGGCCTGCTGTTCGGCCTGCAGCGGGCCGGCTCGTCCTGGCCGGCGCGGCTGCGGGTGCTGGGCGGCTGGGCCGCCCGGTACTTCGCCGCGCAGGTGCTGATCGCCGGCGGGATCTCGTTCGGCGCGATGGTCGGCGTCCTCTACGGCTTCGGCGGCAGCCTGGCCGGGCAGCGCTGGTACGGCTGGCTGGTGGTCGCGGTGGTCCTGCTCGTCACGTCGCTGCTCGGCCTGCTCGCGGCGGTCCTGGTGCGCGCCCTGCGGACCGTCCGCCGCCTGCCCGGCGACTTCTTCGGCGCCTGTTCCGGCATGCCGGCCGGGCGCGGCGAGCAGCCCGCGCTGACACCGTGGCTGCACGGTCAGATCCAGCGCTGCGCCGGCCGTGTCGACGGCGCGCCGCTGACGTTTCGCGACCTCGCCGGCGGCCGGCGGGCCGACGAGAAGATCGCGCTGGAGATGATGACGACGGACCTCAGCGCCGCGCAGCCGCTGAGCCTGCCGTTCGCCGAGGGGCAGTTCCTTTACTCACCCGGTGAGTTCGCCCGGCTCTTCCCGGGCGACGTGCTGGCGCACCTGGAGCAGGTCAGCACGCCGGTGCCGACACCGGAGGGCGTTCTCGGGCCGACCGACCTGCGGACGTTCCCCGGGCTGGACCTGCCGGTCATCGTCGGCACCCGGATGAGCCTGAGCTTCCCGGCCCTGATCTGCGCAGTGCCGTTGTGGGCCCAGGGCGTGGGCCGCACCGGCCCGGTCCGGCACTGGTTCTCCGACGGCGGGATCTCCAGCAACTTCCCGATGCACTTCTTCGACACCTGGCTGCCGACCCGGCCCACCTTCGGCCTCGACCTGGTCCCCACGCCCCGGGCCGCGGGCAAGCGTGAGCCGGTCCGCGAGCCCGGCGACCCCGTCGCGACGGCGACGGTCGCGCCGCCGGCGGCGCTGCGCACCGAGAAGCTGCGCAGAGTGGCCCAGATCGGCAGCTTCTTCGGGTTCCTCGGCCAGATCCTCGACACGACGCTGAACTGGCGGGACACCCTGCTCGCCGAACTGCCCGGCTTCTCCGACCGCATCCGCTCGATCCGCCTGCCCGAGGGCACCGGCGGCATCCAGCTGACGATGACGCCGGACCAGATCAACGCCCTGGCCGCCAGCGGCGCGGCCGCCGGCGAGAGTCTCCTCACCACGTTCGACTGGGACGAGCATCTGTTCGCCCGCTACACCCTGCTCATGCGCCAGCTCCAGCAGAACCTCGTCGGCGGCCGCAACGCGGACCCGAGCACAGTGGCGAAGGCGTTCACCCCCGAGCTCCAGCAGCTGCTCGCCAGTCTCGGCGAGGCGGCCGTGCCCGGCGACGGCGCGACGACCTACGACGCGCAGTGGGGCGTGTCCGCCCGCGACCGCACCCTCGCGCTGCTCGGGCTCGCGACCGGCTGGGCCGCGGCCCCGTCCCTGAGCTTCATCCAGGGCCCCGCACCCACCCCGCCCCCCGTCATGCGCATGCGTCCCAAGGTCTGA
- a CDS encoding amidohydrolase family protein, whose product MLDLVVQGGQLVDGTGAPARAADVGVRDGRIVAVGAPGTLPAGDAALTVDAAGKVVCPGFIDVHTHYDAQLWWDPSASPSSQHGVTTVLGGNCGFTLAPLRPRDGRPGPDEADYLRRMMARVEGMPLEALESGVAWGWESFAEYLDGLDGRIAVNAGFLLGHCALRRYVMGPAAIGSAADDGAVAAMAAGLHAALDAGALGLSTTLSGTHSDGDGQPVASRWASRDELLALARAVGEHEGTFLEGIVPGCLDMFSDDEIELLGELSAAAGRPLNWNVLTIGSAAPLRVPRQLEASRRARELGGRVIALTMPTLVPMNMSLGTFCALHLIPGWGEVMRLPTPARVDALRDPTVQARLLAAAHDPAAGVLLRLTSFGRYVIGDTYSPANEGLSGRVVADIAAERGQDPFATLVEITAADDLRTVLWPMPTDDNPESWALRARTWEHEDVLLGGSDAGAHLDRMAGAPYPTRFLGDCLRGRRLVGLERAVAMMTGEPAAAFGLRGRGMVATGYAADLVVFDPATVDSEPARLVRDLPAGAARLTAGPVGIEAVFVNGTRIVTDGRATGATPGTLLRSGRDTGTVPTR is encoded by the coding sequence ATGCTCGATCTGGTCGTTCAGGGCGGGCAGCTCGTCGACGGGACCGGGGCGCCGGCGCGCGCCGCGGACGTGGGCGTGCGGGACGGCCGGATCGTGGCGGTCGGCGCTCCCGGCACCCTGCCGGCCGGCGACGCGGCACTGACCGTCGACGCCGCCGGCAAGGTCGTCTGCCCCGGCTTCATCGACGTGCACACCCACTACGACGCGCAGCTCTGGTGGGACCCCAGCGCCAGCCCCTCCAGCCAGCACGGCGTGACGACCGTGCTGGGCGGCAACTGCGGTTTCACGCTCGCCCCGCTGCGCCCGCGTGACGGGCGGCCCGGCCCCGACGAGGCCGACTACCTGCGCCGGATGATGGCCAGAGTCGAGGGGATGCCGTTGGAGGCGCTGGAGTCGGGCGTCGCCTGGGGCTGGGAGTCGTTCGCCGAGTACCTCGACGGGCTCGACGGGCGGATTGCCGTGAACGCGGGCTTCCTGCTCGGGCACTGCGCGCTGCGCCGCTACGTCATGGGCCCGGCGGCGATCGGCTCGGCGGCGGACGACGGCGCCGTCGCCGCGATGGCCGCGGGCCTGCACGCCGCGCTGGACGCCGGGGCGCTGGGCCTGTCCACCACCCTCTCCGGGACGCACAGCGACGGCGACGGCCAGCCGGTCGCGTCCCGCTGGGCCAGCCGGGACGAGCTGCTGGCGCTGGCGCGGGCGGTCGGTGAGCACGAGGGGACGTTCCTGGAGGGCATCGTCCCGGGCTGCCTGGACATGTTCAGCGACGACGAGATCGAGCTGCTCGGCGAGTTGTCCGCCGCGGCCGGCCGGCCGCTGAACTGGAACGTGCTCACGATCGGCTCGGCGGCGCCGCTGCGGGTGCCGCGCCAGCTGGAGGCGTCCCGGCGGGCCCGCGAGCTGGGCGGCCGGGTGATCGCGCTGACCATGCCGACGCTCGTCCCGATGAACATGAGCCTGGGTACCTTCTGCGCCCTGCACCTGATCCCCGGCTGGGGCGAGGTCATGCGGCTGCCGACCCCGGCGCGGGTCGACGCTCTGCGCGACCCGACGGTCCAGGCCCGGCTGCTGGCGGCGGCCCACGACCCGGCGGCCGGGGTGCTGCTGCGGCTGACGAGCTTCGGCCGCTACGTCATCGGGGACACCTACTCCCCCGCGAACGAGGGCTTGTCCGGCCGGGTCGTCGCGGACATCGCGGCCGAGCGTGGCCAGGACCCGTTCGCCACGCTGGTCGAGATCACCGCGGCCGACGACCTGCGTACCGTCCTGTGGCCGATGCCGACGGACGACAACCCCGAGTCCTGGGCCCTGCGCGCGCGGACCTGGGAGCACGAGGACGTGCTGCTCGGCGGCTCGGACGCGGGTGCCCACCTCGACCGGATGGCCGGCGCCCCCTACCCGACCCGGTTTCTCGGCGACTGCCTGCGCGGCCGCAGGCTCGTCGGGTTGGAGCGGGCCGTCGCGATGATGACCGGCGAGCCGGCCGCCGCGTTCGGCCTGCGCGGGCGCGGGATGGTCGCCACCGGCTACGCCGCCGACCTGGTGGTTTTCGATCCCGCGACCGTCGACAGCGAACCAGCCAGGTTGGTGCGCGACCTGCCGGCCGGGGCCGCCCGGCTGACCGCCGGGCCGGTGGGCATTGAGGCGGTCTTCGTCAACGGCACCCGCATCGTCACCGACGGCCGGGCGACCGGCGCCACCCCTGGCACGCTGCTGCGCTCCGGCCGGGACACCGGCACGGTCCCGACCAGGTAG